A section of the Metabacillus endolithicus genome encodes:
- a CDS encoding YhcN/YlaJ family sporulation lipoprotein: MTKGKKATALTAIALLTTGLTACNGNQGALENNNNNQAQPMGYYTNEGNGADNEGPVTEMMDGMNGENNRNYFQRVNNRYDNRNMSNPTVPLGNNDNGLVRDNRYSHGDANYHRHLNEVGYYNRGDGEIAQKVKNSVEKMDNVEDARVIVTDDNVLVAVDTNDRNDKDMKQKVTKELQKMSNGRNIQVYTDEGTFTRIRNIDNDIQNAVDRDVIDTDVNELLNDLGDAVQRPFNNNR; this comes from the coding sequence TTGACAAAAGGTAAAAAAGCTACTGCTTTAACAGCAATTGCACTGTTAACAACGGGTTTAACAGCTTGTAATGGAAATCAAGGTGCCTTAGAAAACAATAACAATAATCAAGCTCAGCCAATGGGATACTATACAAATGAAGGTAACGGTGCAGATAACGAAGGTCCTGTTACTGAAATGATGGATGGAATGAATGGCGAAAATAATAGAAATTATTTTCAACGAGTTAACAATCGGTATGATAACCGTAATATGAGCAATCCAACTGTCCCGCTAGGTAATAATGATAACGGTCTTGTCCGGGACAACCGTTATAGCCATGGAGATGCGAATTATCACCGCCATTTAAATGAAGTGGGGTATTATAACCGTGGTGATGGTGAGATTGCTCAAAAAGTGAAAAACTCCGTCGAAAAAATGGACAACGTTGAGGATGCGCGAGTCATTGTTACAGATGACAATGTGCTAGTTGCGGTTGATACGAATGATCGAAATGACAAAGATATGAAGCAAAAGGTAACAAAAGAGCTTCAAAAAATGTCAAACGGACGTAATATTCAAGTTTACACAGATGAAGGAACGTTTACACGCATTCGAAATATCGATAACGATATTCAAAATGCTGTAGACAGAGATGTCATTGATACAGATGTTAATGAATTATTGAATGACTTAGGCGATGCAGTTCAACGTCCTTTTAATAATAACCGTTAA
- the safA gene encoding SafA/ExsA family spore coat assembly protein produces MKIHIVQKGDTLWKIAKKYGVDFEELKGMNTQLSNPDLIMPGMKIKVPSGNVAVKKEAPIKKEAPIQQTAPIKKEAPIQQIAPIQEEAPIQKQMPNAEHPFAKEKPKAVVDVEDTMPKEPLTEKPSKPYIPPVPNAQHPVYTGMDVNNYYTVNMAMMPNMANPQLPPKPANVLPDMTKVDAEEKLEPFYLPEATEDKEDLKDMANMPNVPNMPNLANMANVPNVPNMPQMQMPAYNQPAMYQPQYVSPQYMVPVSPVLPGSGLCPPAPYYPMQMPYGYGPGMMPNQPYPTQLSPEEYDEDDDYDYENQGHMPNMPYPQAAPAQFAPNFPVNPYAGVPVSPVMPGPGFTGYPNQVMGAYDEMPDEYDYENQSQMPSMPYPQAVAPAYDQDDCGCGGPTPYANPYQYGGYPMAQPYGGFPAQQPYQQPYQQPYQQPFMAQPGYAPYGAGPYGYYPAQPTPGGQMFGMPNYDERDEEEED; encoded by the coding sequence TTGAAAATTCATATTGTACAAAAAGGCGACACTCTTTGGAAAATTGCAAAAAAATACGGAGTTGATTTTGAAGAGTTAAAAGGAATGAATACACAATTAAGTAATCCAGATCTTATCATGCCTGGAATGAAGATCAAAGTACCTTCTGGTAATGTAGCTGTAAAAAAAGAAGCACCAATTAAGAAGGAAGCACCTATACAGCAAACAGCGCCAATAAAAAAAGAGGCTCCTATACAGCAAATTGCACCAATTCAAGAGGAGGCTCCTATCCAGAAGCAAATGCCTAACGCCGAGCATCCATTTGCAAAAGAAAAGCCAAAGGCAGTAGTAGATGTTGAAGACACTATGCCAAAAGAGCCTTTAACAGAAAAACCATCAAAACCCTATATACCGCCTGTACCAAATGCGCAACATCCGGTATATACTGGCATGGATGTGAATAATTATTATACGGTGAATATGGCGATGATGCCAAATATGGCAAATCCACAACTTCCACCAAAACCGGCAAATGTTTTGCCTGATATGACAAAAGTAGATGCAGAAGAAAAATTAGAGCCATTTTACTTACCAGAAGCAACAGAAGATAAGGAGGATTTAAAAGATATGGCCAATATGCCTAATGTACCAAACATGCCGAATTTAGCTAATATGGCAAATGTCCCGAATGTACCTAATATGCCACAAATGCAGATGCCTGCTTATAATCAGCCGGCAATGTACCAGCCGCAATATGTTTCACCGCAGTATATGGTACCAGTTTCACCCGTTTTACCAGGATCGGGGCTTTGTCCACCTGCTCCATACTATCCAATGCAAATGCCATATGGATATGGACCAGGGATGATGCCGAACCAACCTTATCCAACGCAACTAAGTCCTGAGGAATATGATGAAGATGATGATTATGATTATGAAAATCAAGGACATATGCCAAATATGCCATACCCACAAGCAGCACCTGCTCAATTTGCACCTAACTTTCCAGTAAATCCATATGCAGGAGTACCTGTGTCACCAGTTATGCCTGGACCGGGCTTCACTGGATATCCTAACCAGGTTATGGGAGCTTATGATGAAATGCCTGATGAGTATGATTATGAAAACCAATCACAAATGCCAAGTATGCCGTATCCACAGGCAGTAGCTCCGGCATATGATCAAGATGATTGTGGTTGCGGAGGACCAACACCATATGCAAATCCATATCAATATGGCGGATACCCTATGGCACAACCATATGGCGGCTTTCCAGCTCAGCAACCGTATCAGCAGCCATATCAACAACCATATCAGCAACCATTTATGGCCCAACCAGGTTATGCCCCATATGGTGCAGGTCCTTATGGATACTATCCAGCGCAACCAACCCCAGGTGGTCAAATGTTTGGAATGCCTAATTATGATGAACGTGATGAAGAGGAAGAAGATTAA
- the tgt gene encoding tRNA guanosine(34) transglycosylase Tgt encodes MSTSPIRYELIKTCKQTGARLGKVHTPHGSFETPVFMPVGTLATVKTMSPEELKEMGAGIILSNTYHLWLRPGNEIVKEAGGLHKFMNWDRAILTDSGGFQVFSLSEFRKIEEEGVHFRNHLNGDKLFLSPEKAMQIQNDLGSDIMMAFDECPPYPAEYDYMKKSVERTTRWGERCLKAHNRPNDQGLFGIIQGGEYEELRKQSAKDLVSMDFPGYAVGGLSVGEPKDVMNRVLEFTTPLMPSNKPRYLMGVGSPDSLIDGAIRGIDMFDCVLPTRIARNGTLMTSEGRLVVKNAKYAKDFGPLDENCDCYTCRNFSRAYIRHLIKSDETFGLRLTSYHNLHFLVNLMEKVRQAIREDRLGDFRDEFFETYGFNKPNAKNF; translated from the coding sequence GTGTCAACTTCACCAATTCGTTACGAACTTATTAAAACATGCAAACAAACAGGAGCAAGATTAGGAAAGGTACACACCCCTCACGGCAGCTTTGAAACACCGGTTTTTATGCCAGTAGGAACACTTGCGACTGTAAAAACAATGTCTCCTGAAGAATTAAAGGAAATGGGAGCAGGAATTATCTTAAGTAATACATATCATTTGTGGCTCCGTCCAGGAAACGAGATTGTAAAAGAAGCTGGAGGACTTCATAAATTTATGAATTGGGATCGTGCCATCTTAACCGATTCAGGTGGATTTCAGGTATTCAGTTTAAGTGAATTCCGTAAAATTGAAGAAGAAGGTGTGCACTTCAGAAATCATTTGAACGGTGACAAGCTGTTTTTATCTCCTGAAAAGGCTATGCAAATTCAAAATGACTTAGGCTCTGATATCATGATGGCATTTGATGAATGTCCGCCGTATCCAGCCGAATATGATTATATGAAAAAATCAGTTGAACGAACAACTCGTTGGGGTGAACGATGCCTTAAAGCTCACAATAGACCGAATGATCAAGGGTTATTTGGAATTATTCAAGGTGGGGAATATGAGGAATTACGAAAGCAGAGTGCAAAAGATTTAGTTTCTATGGATTTTCCGGGCTATGCGGTTGGTGGATTATCTGTAGGAGAGCCTAAAGACGTGATGAATCGGGTACTAGAATTTACAACGCCATTAATGCCTTCAAACAAGCCCCGTTATTTAATGGGTGTAGGATCTCCAGACTCATTAATTGATGGAGCAATCCGCGGTATTGATATGTTTGACTGTGTATTACCTACCCGAATTGCGCGAAACGGTACATTGATGACGAGTGAAGGCCGATTAGTCGTAAAAAATGCAAAATATGCAAAAGACTTTGGACCACTGGATGAAAACTGTGACTGTTACACATGTCGTAATTTTTCTCGTGCATACATTCGACATCTCATTAAAAGTGATGAAACGTTCGGCTTAAGATTAACATCTTATCATAATCTTCATTTTCTGGTAAACTTAATGGAGAAAGTTAGACAAGCAATCCGTGAAGATCGTTTAGGAGATTTCCGCGATGAATTCTTTGAAACATATGGTTTTAATAAACCAAATGCTAAAAACTTTTAA
- the ruvA gene encoding Holliday junction branch migration protein RuvA — protein MIEFIKGFVDDITPEHIVIDHHGLGYQIHAPNPYSYTKSRKEEVVVYTYQHVREDILALYGFPSREEKALFMKLLNVTGIGPKGALAILASGNPSQVIEAIENEDDTFLVKFPGVGKKTARQIILDLKGKLGDVAALYAPDLFNHEEIEQTETANHALNEAIEALKVLGYAEREIKKITPSLQQENLSTDQYVKKALQKLLK, from the coding sequence ATGATTGAGTTTATTAAAGGGTTTGTTGATGATATTACGCCTGAGCACATTGTTATTGATCATCATGGGTTAGGCTATCAAATTCATGCCCCGAATCCTTACAGCTATACGAAAAGCCGTAAAGAGGAAGTTGTTGTTTATACATATCAACATGTGCGTGAAGATATATTAGCTTTATATGGATTTCCATCAAGGGAAGAAAAGGCGTTATTTATGAAGCTCTTAAATGTGACGGGAATTGGGCCGAAAGGTGCTTTAGCGATACTTGCATCAGGTAACCCTTCACAGGTAATAGAAGCAATTGAGAATGAAGATGATACATTTTTAGTGAAATTTCCAGGTGTTGGGAAGAAAACTGCACGTCAAATTATCTTAGATTTAAAAGGTAAATTAGGAGATGTGGCAGCTCTGTATGCACCAGATTTGTTTAACCATGAAGAAATAGAGCAAACTGAAACTGCAAATCATGCCTTAAATGAAGCTATAGAGGCATTAAAGGTTTTAGGATATGCAGAACGTGAAATTAAAAAGATCACTCCTTCTCTTCAACAAGAAAATCTATCAACTGATCAGTATGTAAAAAAAGCTTTGCAAAAGCTATTAAAGTAA
- the queA gene encoding tRNA preQ1(34) S-adenosylmethionine ribosyltransferase-isomerase QueA, which translates to MKVELFDFHLPEELIAQVPLKERDASRLMVLQKDIGDIQHETFKSIVDYINPGDCLVLNNTRVMPARLFGVKEDTGASIEILLLKQQEDDVWETLVKPAKRVKEGTIITFGAGNLKATCVGSSDHGGRLLRFDYEGIFYEVLDALGEMPLPPYIKEQLDDRERYQTVFSREIGSAAAPTAGLHFTEEILDELKNKGVHIAFITLHVGLGTFRPVSAETVEEHEMHAEFYQVTDGTAALLNEVRSNGGRIISVGTTSTRTLETIASKHNGKFAAENGWTNIFIYPGYEFKGIDGMITNFHLPKSSLIMLVSALATRDHVMHAYETAVKEKYRFFSFGDAMLII; encoded by the coding sequence TTGAAAGTAGAATTATTTGATTTTCATCTTCCTGAAGAATTAATTGCACAAGTTCCATTAAAAGAAAGAGATGCGTCAAGATTAATGGTTCTTCAAAAAGACATCGGAGACATTCAGCATGAAACATTTAAGAGCATTGTTGATTATATTAATCCGGGTGATTGTCTTGTTCTTAACAATACGAGAGTCATGCCGGCCCGACTTTTTGGAGTTAAGGAAGATACAGGAGCAAGTATTGAAATCCTGTTGTTAAAGCAACAGGAAGATGATGTATGGGAAACACTTGTTAAGCCTGCAAAAAGAGTGAAAGAAGGAACGATTATCACCTTTGGAGCAGGGAACTTAAAAGCAACTTGTGTTGGTTCAAGTGATCATGGTGGTCGTTTATTACGCTTTGACTATGAAGGAATCTTTTACGAAGTTTTAGATGCGCTTGGCGAAATGCCATTACCACCATATATTAAAGAGCAACTCGATGACCGCGAAAGATATCAAACTGTTTTTTCACGGGAAATCGGCTCAGCTGCTGCACCAACAGCAGGCTTACATTTTACTGAGGAAATTCTCGATGAGCTCAAAAACAAAGGTGTGCATATTGCGTTTATCACTTTGCACGTAGGATTAGGAACATTCCGTCCTGTTAGTGCTGAAACAGTAGAAGAGCATGAAATGCATGCTGAATTTTATCAAGTAACAGATGGAACGGCTGCTCTTTTAAATGAAGTTCGTTCAAATGGAGGAAGAATTATCTCTGTTGGTACGACTTCAACTAGAACACTTGAGACCATCGCTTCAAAACATAATGGTAAGTTTGCAGCTGAAAATGGCTGGACAAATATATTTATTTATCCTGGCTATGAGTTTAAAGGGATTGATGGCATGATTACAAATTTTCACCTGCCGAAATCTTCATTAATTATGCTTGTTAGTGCGTTAGCAACACGAGACCATGTTATGCATGCATACGAGACCGCTGTAAAGGAAAAATATCGATTCTTCAGCTTTGGAGATGCTATGCTAATTATCTAA
- the nadA gene encoding quinolinate synthase NadA, whose amino-acid sequence MELLDILEHEKKEMMPEFYKNLTTEEMERRVKEIKEKFGTKLYIPGHHYQKDEVVQFSDVTGDSLQLAQAAALNKEAEYIVFCGVHFMAETADMLTSENQKVILPDMRAGCSMADMADIDQTDRAWEKLQMIFGDTILPLTYVNSTAAIKAFVGKNGGATVTSSNAKKMLEWAFTQKQRILFLPDQHLGRNTAYDLGVPLDKMAIWNPITNELEYEGNHVEEIVVILWKGHCSVHENFTVKNIEHIRKTEPDMNIIVHPECSREVVGLSDYAGSTKYIIDMIEAAEPGTKWAIGTEMNLVNRLIQNHSDKKIVSLNPFMCPCLTMNRIDLPHLLWALEGLEKGEISNQIVVPEQITKDAVLALDRMLANV is encoded by the coding sequence ATGGAACTGTTAGATATCCTTGAACATGAAAAGAAAGAAATGATGCCGGAATTCTATAAAAATTTAACAACGGAAGAAATGGAAAGAAGAGTAAAGGAAATTAAAGAGAAATTCGGTACAAAGCTTTATATACCTGGACATCATTATCAAAAAGATGAAGTTGTCCAATTCTCTGATGTTACTGGTGATTCTCTGCAATTAGCTCAAGCGGCAGCATTAAATAAAGAGGCTGAGTATATTGTATTTTGCGGTGTTCATTTTATGGCTGAAACAGCAGATATGTTAACATCAGAAAATCAAAAAGTAATTTTACCTGATATGAGAGCCGGGTGTTCAATGGCCGATATGGCAGATATCGATCAAACAGATCGTGCGTGGGAAAAGCTGCAAATGATTTTTGGAGATACAATTCTTCCGCTAACTTATGTTAACTCTACTGCAGCAATTAAAGCATTTGTTGGTAAAAATGGTGGAGCAACGGTAACATCATCCAATGCAAAAAAAATGCTAGAATGGGCATTTACTCAAAAACAACGGATTTTATTTTTACCGGATCAGCATTTAGGAAGAAACACAGCTTATGATTTAGGGGTTCCTTTAGACAAAATGGCAATCTGGAATCCGATTACGAATGAGCTGGAGTATGAAGGTAATCATGTAGAAGAAATTGTTGTCATTCTTTGGAAGGGACATTGTTCTGTTCACGAGAATTTTACAGTGAAAAATATTGAACATATCCGAAAAACAGAGCCTGATATGAATATCATTGTTCACCCTGAATGTAGTCGTGAAGTTGTTGGCTTATCTGATTACGCCGGTTCTACTAAATATATTATTGATATGATCGAGGCAGCTGAACCAGGAACAAAGTGGGCAATTGGAACAGAAATGAACCTTGTTAATCGACTCATCCAAAATCATTCAGATAAAAAAATTGTCTCATTAAATCCATTTATGTGCCCGTGTTTAACAATGAACCGCATTGACTTGCCTCATCTTCTCTGGGCCTTAGAAGGACTTGAAAAGGGAGAAATCTCTAACCAAATTGTTGTACCGGAACAAATTACAAAAGATGCTGTTTTAGCATTAGATCGTATGCTCGCAAATGTATAA
- the ruvB gene encoding Holliday junction branch migration DNA helicase RuvB: protein MDERLVSSEADLQESSLEQSLRPQTLSQYIGQDKVKENLKVFIEAAKMRSETLDHVLLYGPPGLGKTTLATIIANEMGVNIRTTSGPAIERPGDLAAILTALEPGDVLFIDEIHRLHRSIEEVLYPAMEDFCLDIVIGKGSTARSVRLDLPPFTLIGATTRVGLLTAPLRDRFGVLSRLEYYNENQLAHIIERTAEILDIGLDYNAAVEMARRSRGTPRIANRLLRRVRDFAQVTGVETITNELATDALERLQVDKLGLDHIDHKLLLGIIEKFRGGPVGIDTISATIGEESHTIEDVYEPYLLQIGFLQRTPRGRIVTDLVYQHFKMEAPHHD, encoded by the coding sequence ATGGACGAACGTCTTGTTTCAAGTGAAGCAGACTTACAAGAATCCTCTCTTGAACAAAGTTTAAGACCTCAAACACTAAGTCAATATATCGGACAGGATAAGGTAAAAGAAAACTTAAAAGTATTTATAGAAGCTGCTAAAATGCGAAGTGAAACACTTGATCATGTTCTGTTATATGGACCTCCCGGGTTAGGGAAAACCACATTGGCAACTATTATTGCGAATGAAATGGGGGTTAATATTCGTACCACATCAGGTCCAGCGATAGAAAGGCCCGGAGATTTAGCAGCTATTTTAACCGCTTTGGAGCCAGGAGATGTTCTGTTTATCGATGAAATTCATCGTTTACATCGTTCAATCGAAGAAGTATTATATCCTGCCATGGAGGACTTTTGCCTGGATATCGTGATTGGAAAAGGATCGACTGCAAGATCCGTCCGATTAGATCTACCTCCATTTACGCTCATTGGAGCAACAACAAGGGTAGGCTTATTAACAGCACCTCTTCGGGACCGATTTGGTGTATTAAGTCGCCTAGAATATTATAATGAAAACCAGCTTGCCCACATCATTGAGAGAACAGCGGAAATACTAGATATAGGCTTAGATTATAATGCTGCAGTTGAAATGGCAAGAAGATCAAGAGGAACGCCGAGGATTGCAAATCGTTTGTTAAGAAGAGTTCGAGACTTTGCTCAAGTTACAGGAGTAGAAACGATTACAAATGAATTGGCAACAGACGCACTTGAGAGATTGCAAGTGGATAAATTAGGTCTTGATCATATCGATCATAAGCTTTTGCTTGGAATTATTGAAAAATTCCGTGGTGGTCCGGTTGGAATTGATACAATTTCGGCAACAATAGGAGAAGAATCTCATACAATCGAGGATGTTTATGAACCATATTTATTACAAATAGGCTTTCTTCAACGAACACCAAGAGGAAGAATTGTAACTGATCTGGTTTACCAACATTTTAAAATGGAGGCTCCTCATCATGATTGA
- a CDS encoding DUF2905 domain-containing protein, with amino-acid sequence MIDFSKVLMIIGGILLIVGFFMQFIGKLPGDIVFKKGNTTVFFPIVTCIVISIVLSLVFSFLGRFK; translated from the coding sequence ATGATTGATTTTTCTAAAGTTTTAATGATCATAGGTGGAATCCTTCTTATAGTCGGATTTTTTATGCAGTTTATAGGGAAACTACCAGGAGATATTGTGTTTAAAAAAGGAAATACAACGGTATTTTTCCCAATTGTCACCTGTATTGTTATCAGTATTGTTCTTTCATTAGTTTTTTCGTTTCTTGGACGATTTAAGTAA
- the nadC gene encoding carboxylating nicotinate-nucleotide diphosphorylase produces MNVIKLKKKLEEFFLEDLGELDVSSQTIFGVEARGEAVILAKEEGVLAGVNIIEAGYSLFHSDVIVNLKKQDGDLLQKGDIIAEIEGPVAVILSGERVILNLLQRMSGIATLTNKAVHLLQSNTTRICDTRKTSPGLRMFEKYAVRCGGGFNHRFGLYDGVMIKDNHIAFSGSIKNAVNKVRESTGHMIKIEVEIETEEQLQEAIDAGADVIMFDNRSPEEVARFAEITPKHIITEASGGIGLHNLADYRHTNVDYISLGMLTHSYRSLDISLNVK; encoded by the coding sequence GTGAATGTTATAAAACTAAAGAAAAAGTTGGAAGAGTTTTTCTTAGAAGACCTAGGTGAATTAGATGTATCCAGTCAGACGATCTTTGGCGTGGAGGCTAGAGGAGAGGCTGTTATTCTTGCGAAAGAAGAGGGAGTACTTGCAGGAGTGAACATTATTGAAGCTGGTTATTCTTTATTTCATTCTGATGTAATAGTAAATCTAAAAAAACAAGATGGTGATCTTCTTCAAAAAGGAGACATTATTGCAGAAATTGAAGGACCGGTTGCCGTTATTTTAAGTGGAGAACGTGTCATCTTAAATCTGCTTCAACGCATGAGTGGAATTGCAACATTAACAAATAAAGCTGTCCACTTGCTTCAATCAAATACTACAAGGATTTGTGATACAAGAAAAACATCTCCTGGTTTAAGAATGTTTGAAAAATACGCTGTTCGTTGTGGTGGGGGATTTAATCATCGTTTTGGCTTGTATGATGGAGTGATGATTAAAGATAATCATATCGCATTTTCTGGCTCAATTAAAAATGCTGTAAATAAAGTAAGAGAAAGTACGGGACATATGATAAAGATTGAAGTGGAAATTGAAACAGAGGAGCAGTTACAAGAAGCGATTGATGCAGGTGCGGATGTGATTATGTTTGATAATCGGTCACCAGAAGAGGTAGCGAGATTTGCAGAAATAACACCAAAGCATATTATCACTGAAGCTTCTGGTGGAATAGGCTTGCACAATTTAGCGGATTATCGTCATACGAATGTTGACTATATATCCTTAGGAATGCTTACACATTCATATAGATCATTGGATATAAGCTTAAATGTAAAATAG
- a CDS encoding BofC C-terminal domain-containing protein, protein MTKETILSMKDFWAEYKDWQLLNQEEDRVVFQKNIDDISPLLKTNGYFGIAGDGTLTIFNGKPKTNEVIQSFFQLDVEKLESRKHDELKEGIRIQSKDQYLEVLQNLQYYSKTEKQ, encoded by the coding sequence GTGACAAAGGAAACCATCTTATCAATGAAAGATTTTTGGGCAGAATATAAGGATTGGCAATTGCTAAATCAAGAAGAGGATAGAGTTGTCTTTCAGAAAAATATTGATGATATCTCTCCGTTATTAAAGACAAATGGATATTTTGGTATTGCTGGTGATGGCACATTGACGATCTTCAATGGAAAGCCAAAAACGAATGAAGTGATTCAATCATTTTTTCAGTTAGATGTTGAAAAATTAGAGAGTCGAAAACATGATGAACTTAAAGAGGGAATTCGTATTCAATCTAAAGATCAATATCTAGAAGTTTTACAAAACCTTCAGTATTATTCAAAAACCGAAAAACAATGA